A genome region from Brooklawnia propionicigenes includes the following:
- a CDS encoding DUF3631 domain-containing protein, translating to MSEWLKTPALDDAVVWLKRYVITTAVEDIWVMALWAQHTWLLGYVPVTPRLLIDSIMPGSGKTTALEHLQRICLDPAQMSQVTSSALLVRLVAERPRTLLLDEVDRSLDPKKETTSDLLSILNSGYKRGATRPVLTPTKGGDWIPKEMATYCAVAMAGNSPRIPDDTRSRALRIFLLPDVNDQAEETDWLDEDFELQALTVGDGLRQWAETHAGQVKEARPTFPDGCKGRLKERWVAFVRVAAVVGGPWPQRVSALIERDMEEERRDREDGMRSIPPTMQAILDVAEIVKDRQFVPTSEIVAKMIADRPDQWSKESPYGRDLTAHRLAKMLVGAGVRPRQEPDGERRRGYAEVDIAAVASRLHTNSVNGSNDTNDSNGRYPNSSEGSQSNRSNRSTRSDRSDEPDHPGEGADHSRASHDVHLSESGPIGPTGYDKPIQRGPTGEQSQSGHAQTDSRTTGPIGEATDPCPDCGMSLTLRAGTQKCTWRHKLAQKGGLS from the coding sequence ATGAGTGAGTGGCTCAAGACTCCTGCGCTGGACGATGCGGTGGTCTGGCTGAAGAGGTACGTGATCACCACCGCCGTCGAGGACATCTGGGTGATGGCGCTATGGGCTCAGCACACATGGCTGCTCGGCTACGTGCCGGTGACGCCTCGGCTGCTGATCGACAGCATCATGCCGGGCAGTGGCAAGACCACCGCGTTGGAGCACCTGCAGCGGATCTGTCTGGACCCTGCGCAGATGTCCCAGGTCACCAGCTCTGCGCTGCTGGTCCGGCTGGTCGCCGAGCGGCCCAGGACGTTGCTGCTCGATGAGGTCGACCGATCGTTGGACCCGAAGAAGGAGACGACTTCGGATCTGCTGTCGATCTTGAACTCCGGGTACAAGCGCGGCGCGACCCGTCCGGTGCTGACCCCGACCAAGGGCGGTGACTGGATCCCGAAAGAGATGGCCACCTACTGCGCGGTCGCGATGGCCGGGAACAGCCCGCGCATCCCCGACGACACCAGATCGCGGGCGCTGCGGATCTTCCTGCTGCCCGATGTCAACGATCAGGCCGAAGAGACCGACTGGCTCGATGAGGACTTCGAGCTGCAGGCGCTGACGGTAGGCGACGGTCTACGCCAGTGGGCCGAAACCCATGCCGGGCAGGTCAAAGAAGCGCGTCCAACGTTCCCCGACGGCTGCAAGGGTCGGCTGAAGGAACGTTGGGTTGCCTTCGTGCGGGTCGCCGCAGTGGTGGGTGGTCCCTGGCCGCAACGAGTATCTGCGCTGATCGAGCGCGACATGGAAGAAGAAAGGCGAGACCGGGAGGACGGCATGCGCAGCATTCCACCAACCATGCAGGCGATTCTGGACGTGGCCGAGATCGTGAAAGATCGCCAGTTCGTGCCGACCAGCGAGATCGTGGCCAAGATGATCGCGGATCGGCCCGACCAGTGGAGCAAGGAATCGCCCTATGGCCGAGATCTCACTGCTCACCGCCTCGCCAAGATGCTCGTTGGTGCCGGCGTCCGCCCCAGGCAGGAACCGGACGGTGAGAGGCGCCGTGGCTACGCCGAGGTAGATATTGCGGCCGTCGCCAGCAGGTTGCACACGAACAGTGTGAACGGCTCGAACGATACGAACGATTCGAACGGCAGGTATCCGAACAGTTCGGAGGGGTCTCAATCAAACCGTTCCAACCGTTCCACACGTTCCGATCGTTCCGACGAACCCGACCATCCGGGCGAAGGCGCGGATCACAGTCGGGCCAGCCACGATGTCCATCTCTCAGAAAGTGGCCCAATTGGCCCAACTGGGTATGACAAGCCAATACAGCGTGGCCCAACTGGGGAACAATCACAGTCGGGCCACGCTCAAACAGACAGCCGCACGACTGGCCCAATTGGCGAGGCGACCGACCCGTGCCCGGACTGTGGCATGTCCCTGACCCTCAGGGCTGGCACCCAGAAGTGCACCTGGCGCCACAAGCTCGCCCAGAAGGGCGGCCTGTCGTGA
- a CDS encoding tyrosine-type recombinase/integrase — MAARLEDLRKSFDRALRAADKSPQTVRLYDQAVIFFGRWLAEQGRPETLDELTRPAIREWLASLRDAGLSANTRKMRYRGLHRFCQWLADEDELATNPMAKLEAPAVTDEPAVPIVSDADLTKLLSTCRGKSFADRRDQAIFRVLLDTGIRVGELAGMTTDPSRLDLDTAIALVTGKTGTRFVYFGDRTVQAVDRYLRVRSDHRWAHLPKLWLGERGGLTEDGIRARFEVRCDEAGLPRIHPHQLRHTWANDFLANGGQERDAMRLAGWKSDAMLGRYGSVAADERAKAAAQRLRRGDRI; from the coding sequence ATGGCTGCCCGATTGGAAGACTTGCGCAAGAGTTTCGACCGCGCGTTGCGCGCCGCCGACAAGTCACCGCAGACCGTCCGCCTGTACGACCAGGCAGTCATCTTCTTCGGCCGATGGCTTGCCGAGCAGGGCAGACCGGAGACGCTGGACGAACTCACTCGCCCCGCCATCCGTGAATGGCTGGCAAGTCTGCGCGACGCGGGACTATCCGCAAACACCCGCAAGATGCGCTACCGCGGCCTACACCGATTTTGTCAATGGCTCGCCGACGAGGACGAGCTCGCCACGAACCCCATGGCGAAACTGGAGGCTCCCGCGGTGACCGACGAGCCCGCCGTCCCCATCGTCTCGGATGCCGATCTGACCAAGCTGCTGAGCACATGCCGAGGGAAATCGTTCGCAGACCGTCGCGATCAGGCGATCTTCCGCGTCCTGCTCGACACCGGCATTCGGGTGGGGGAGTTGGCCGGGATGACGACCGACCCGAGTCGACTCGACCTCGACACCGCCATCGCGCTGGTGACCGGAAAGACGGGAACGCGGTTCGTCTACTTCGGCGATCGCACGGTCCAAGCAGTCGACCGGTACCTACGCGTCCGGTCCGATCACCGCTGGGCACACCTGCCGAAGCTGTGGTTGGGGGAGCGGGGCGGGCTCACAGAGGACGGAATCAGGGCCCGGTTCGAGGTCCGCTGCGATGAGGCCGGCTTGCCGCGAATTCACCCGCATCAGCTTCGGCATACGTGGGCGAACGACTTCCTCGCCAACGGCGGCCAAGAGCGCGACGCCATGCGGTTGGCGGGCTGGAAGTCGGACGCGATGCTAGGCCGATATGGTTCCGTCGCGGCCGACGAGCGCGCGAAGGCTGCTGCTCAACGACTCCGCAGGGGCGATCGAATATGA
- a CDS encoding DNA polymerase domain-containing protein, with translation MATPAMQLDVQGIEVRLSSPDKIYFEDLGISKLDLANYAMSVGDGFLAGLRRRPTTLERWPGGVREGMKLTTRADGKGDAFYQKRAPEKRPDWVDVAEITFPSGRTATAITPSNLATIVWAVNLGTLRFHPWPVTAPRVDLVDQLRIDLDPQPGTDFGDAVGAALELRQVMGELGLESYPKTSGGRGVHVFCMIEPVPFVVARHAVIAIGRELAHRMPEKVTVEWWKELRGQRIFVDFNQMARDRLMASPYSVRPVPQARVSAPLTWDELPDVRPDDFTVVTMPQRYREHGDVWAPLYASKPQSIDPALRLYELGLEQGLTDMPYPPEYPKMPGEPPRVQPSRQRKID, from the coding sequence ATGGCGACACCTGCGATGCAGCTGGACGTACAGGGGATCGAGGTGCGGTTATCCAGCCCCGACAAGATCTACTTCGAGGACCTGGGTATCAGCAAGCTCGATCTGGCGAACTACGCGATGAGTGTGGGGGACGGGTTCCTTGCGGGGCTGCGACGGCGTCCGACCACGCTCGAACGCTGGCCCGGTGGAGTCCGCGAGGGCATGAAGCTGACCACCCGTGCTGATGGCAAGGGCGATGCCTTCTACCAGAAGCGGGCTCCCGAGAAGCGTCCCGACTGGGTGGATGTGGCCGAGATCACGTTTCCGTCGGGTCGTACCGCAACCGCGATCACCCCATCGAATCTGGCCACCATCGTCTGGGCGGTGAACCTTGGCACGTTGCGCTTCCATCCGTGGCCTGTGACTGCCCCCAGGGTCGACCTGGTCGACCAGTTGCGGATAGACCTGGATCCGCAACCGGGCACCGATTTCGGGGACGCCGTCGGAGCCGCGCTCGAGTTGCGCCAGGTGATGGGTGAATTGGGATTGGAGAGCTACCCGAAGACGAGCGGCGGACGCGGGGTTCACGTCTTCTGCATGATCGAGCCCGTGCCCTTCGTGGTCGCGCGGCATGCCGTGATAGCGATCGGTCGCGAACTCGCTCACCGGATGCCGGAGAAGGTCACGGTGGAGTGGTGGAAGGAGCTACGCGGTCAGCGCATCTTCGTCGACTTCAACCAGATGGCGCGTGACCGGTTGATGGCCAGTCCGTATTCGGTGCGTCCGGTGCCCCAGGCCAGGGTGTCGGCGCCGCTGACCTGGGACGAACTGCCGGATGTGCGCCCGGACGATTTCACCGTGGTCACCATGCCGCAGCGTTACCGCGAGCATGGCGACGTCTGGGCCCCGCTGTACGCGTCCAAACCCCAAAGCATCGATCCGGCGCTTCGGCTCTACGAACTGGGGCTGGAACAGGGCCTGACGGACATGCCCTATCCGCCCGAATACCCGAAGATGCCGGGCGAACCGCCGCGGGTGCAGCCGAGCAGGCAACGCAAGATTGACTAG
- the msrB gene encoding peptide-methionine (R)-S-oxide reductase MsrB, producing MNRSLPGDGVFRLTDDQWRVKLNPKEFHVLREAGTEAPFIGEYTNLEAEGTYRCRACGAELFRSTTKFGSHCGWPSFFSPLAEDRVRYIEDRSMPGRPRVEVRCANCDSHLGHVFEGEGYDTPTDLRYCINSISLTFEPADDPEPGARTGA from the coding sequence GTGAACCGTTCACTGCCAGGAGATGGCGTCTTCAGGCTTACCGATGACCAATGGCGGGTCAAGCTGAATCCCAAGGAGTTCCACGTCCTGCGCGAGGCCGGCACCGAGGCGCCGTTCATCGGCGAATACACCAATCTTGAAGCCGAGGGTACTTACCGCTGCCGAGCCTGCGGCGCTGAACTCTTCCGCTCGACCACCAAATTCGGTTCGCACTGCGGCTGGCCGAGCTTCTTCTCTCCCCTCGCTGAGGACCGCGTCCGCTATATCGAGGACCGCTCGATGCCCGGGCGGCCGCGGGTCGAGGTGCGCTGCGCCAACTGCGATTCGCATCTGGGACATGTCTTCGAGGGCGAGGGCTACGACACTCCCACCGATCTGCGCTACTGCATCAACTCGATCAGCCTGACTTTCGAGCCCGCCGATGATCCCGAACCGGGTGCGCGGACTGGTGCCTAG
- a CDS encoding DUF3000 domain-containing protein: MKNEVRTLMSGDSSFGRITDAIEAFGWHPRVQVEQIPAPQRIAPHAYAVEASVLTTADDEVGTGRLIVLHDPNGNQAWNGNYRCVSYARADVDLEMVTDPLLAEVGWTWLTEALEANNASYHDASGTVTAVSSRSFGELAGEADRAEIEIRASWTPELGELPDIVPHLAAWQSLLCTTAGLPPLADGIIQLTTRLEQQ; encoded by the coding sequence GTGAAGAATGAGGTCCGGACACTGATGAGCGGGGACTCATCCTTCGGCCGCATCACCGACGCCATCGAGGCATTCGGTTGGCATCCCCGGGTGCAGGTCGAGCAGATTCCGGCACCCCAGCGCATCGCGCCACACGCCTATGCCGTCGAGGCAAGCGTGCTGACCACCGCGGACGACGAGGTCGGCACCGGACGCCTGATCGTTCTCCACGATCCGAACGGCAACCAGGCCTGGAACGGCAACTACCGGTGCGTCAGCTACGCCCGCGCTGATGTCGATCTGGAGATGGTCACCGACCCTCTGCTCGCCGAGGTCGGCTGGACCTGGCTGACCGAGGCGCTGGAAGCGAACAACGCCAGCTATCACGACGCCTCCGGAACCGTGACGGCGGTGTCCAGCCGCAGTTTCGGCGAACTCGCCGGCGAGGCCGACCGTGCGGAGATCGAGATCCGCGCGTCGTGGACTCCCGAGCTGGGTGAACTGCCCGACATCGTGCCTCACCTGGCGGCCTGGCAGTCACTGCTGTGCACCACCGCCGGTCTACCTCCATTGGCCGACGGCATCATTCAACTCACCACCCGGCTGGAACAACAATGA
- a CDS encoding HRDC domain-containing protein — MSEPPELDLAELPVLAEPASGVPSVVDDSPSRSAALEALRAGHGPIAIDVERAQSFRYSSKAYLLQLKRPGSGIILIDPTAFQTDEAEVAQLAALQQLIGDQEWIIHAATQDLPNLVQLGLRPVQLFDTELAARLLGLPKVGLAALVGRYCGVRLLKEHSAADWSRRPIPDDWLAYAALDVELLHELREQLSAELAATDKQEWAAQEFEWLCRWAVHPAAEHPDRWRRTSGSHLVRTPRGQAVVRELWTVRDDIAHQNDKTPSKILPDKAISELAALITRSHPGVPTVQELRSIDGFKRRQARAYQAEWLAALDRVANLPTSELPPVRTATNGIPAPRNWERVNPQAWRRWEAVRPVVVKRAEELNLPVENLISPDALKHLLWEIELPLSVESVSDQLAARDARRWQQDLIAPLVVERLS; from the coding sequence ATGAGCGAACCTCCCGAACTCGATCTGGCCGAACTGCCGGTGCTGGCCGAGCCCGCCAGCGGAGTTCCCTCAGTGGTCGACGATTCGCCAAGCCGGAGCGCGGCACTCGAAGCCCTGCGGGCCGGTCATGGTCCAATCGCCATCGATGTTGAACGCGCGCAGAGCTTCCGGTACTCGTCCAAGGCCTACCTGCTGCAGCTCAAGCGTCCCGGTTCGGGCATCATATTGATCGATCCGACTGCATTCCAGACCGATGAGGCCGAGGTCGCGCAGCTGGCAGCCTTGCAGCAGCTGATCGGCGACCAGGAGTGGATCATCCACGCGGCCACCCAGGACCTGCCCAATCTGGTGCAGCTGGGGTTGCGCCCGGTGCAGCTCTTCGACACCGAACTGGCCGCACGCCTGCTCGGACTGCCAAAGGTGGGTCTGGCCGCGCTGGTCGGCAGGTACTGCGGCGTCCGGCTTCTCAAGGAGCATTCCGCCGCCGATTGGTCACGACGGCCTATTCCCGATGACTGGCTGGCTTACGCCGCACTCGACGTCGAGCTCCTGCACGAGTTGCGCGAACAGTTGAGCGCCGAGTTGGCCGCAACCGACAAGCAGGAATGGGCCGCTCAAGAGTTCGAGTGGCTGTGCCGATGGGCAGTGCATCCGGCCGCCGAGCACCCCGACCGGTGGCGCCGCACGTCGGGTTCGCATCTCGTCCGTACGCCACGCGGCCAGGCCGTGGTTCGCGAACTGTGGACGGTTCGCGATGACATCGCCCACCAGAACGACAAGACACCCTCGAAGATCCTGCCTGACAAGGCCATCAGTGAACTGGCCGCACTGATCACCCGCAGCCACCCCGGCGTCCCCACGGTGCAGGAGCTGCGTTCCATCGATGGGTTCAAGCGCCGCCAAGCTCGTGCCTATCAGGCCGAATGGCTCGCTGCGCTCGATCGGGTAGCGAACCTGCCCACGAGCGAGCTGCCGCCGGTGCGCACCGCAACCAATGGGATTCCCGCTCCACGCAACTGGGAGCGCGTCAATCCGCAGGCCTGGCGGCGCTGGGAGGCTGTGCGTCCGGTGGTCGTGAAGCGTGCCGAGGAGCTCAATCTGCCGGTGGAGAATCTCATCTCCCCCGATGCGCTCAAGCATCTTCTGTGGGAGATCGAGCTGCCACTGAGCGTCGAGTCGGTCTCCGATCAGCTCGCTGCCCGCGACGCCCGCCGCTGGCAGCAGGACCTGATCGCTCCGCTGGTGGTGGAGCGGCTCAGCTGA
- the dxs gene encoding 1-deoxy-D-xylulose-5-phosphate synthase, which translates to MSLLESIHQPSDLRALQRPQLDELAAEIRQFLISNVSRTGGHLGPNLGVVELTLALHLTFDSPHDPIIFDTGHQSYVHKMLTGRGGEFASLRQKDGLSGYPCVAESEHDWVENSHASTALSWAEGLAHGFQLRGETDRTVVAVIGDGALTGGMAWEALNNIAIADDLPLVIVVNDNGRSYAPTVGGLSRQLGAIRTDPRYEQTLETIKTQMRRARFGRTAYDVLHGMKSGLKDILAPQEMFSDLGLKYLGPIDGHDLDALTEALELAKGFGGPVIVHAITKKGHGFRAAELNKADHFHTVGRIDATTGEPLSAAVQATWTDAFAQQMMEIADDHPDVVALTAAMLHPVGLTRFAAAYPERTFDVGIAEQHAMTMAAGLARAGLHPVFAVYSTFLNRAFDQLLLDVGLHKLGVTVVLDRAGITGPDGASHNGIWDVSLAGIVPGLMLASPRDQPRLAEVLTQAVETSDAPTLIRYSKEKLPDPMPAVVRRDGLDVLSADEDADVLLVAWGAMCARALKVADLLRAQGITVSVVDPVWGLPISPALVEMTRHHRLIVTIEDNLIVGGLGSHLELEMDAAGIEVPTRQFGVPQRYLQPATRNEIFAEIGLTPQAIAREVTETMTAFIEAPTVDAERFRQ; encoded by the coding sequence ATGTCCTTGTTGGAGTCGATTCATCAGCCCAGCGACCTGCGCGCGTTGCAGCGTCCACAGCTGGATGAGCTGGCAGCCGAGATCAGGCAGTTCCTGATCTCGAACGTGAGCCGCACCGGCGGTCACCTGGGTCCCAACCTGGGGGTTGTCGAGCTGACCTTGGCGTTGCATCTCACTTTCGATTCGCCGCACGATCCGATCATCTTCGACACGGGGCACCAAAGCTATGTGCACAAAATGCTGACCGGACGCGGTGGGGAGTTCGCAAGCCTGCGGCAGAAGGACGGCTTGTCGGGCTACCCCTGCGTGGCGGAGTCCGAGCATGACTGGGTTGAGAACTCGCATGCGTCCACGGCGCTGAGCTGGGCGGAGGGTCTGGCACACGGCTTCCAGCTGCGCGGCGAAACCGATCGCACGGTGGTGGCTGTCATCGGTGACGGAGCACTGACCGGCGGCATGGCCTGGGAGGCGCTGAACAACATCGCGATCGCCGACGATCTCCCGCTGGTGATCGTGGTCAACGACAACGGACGCTCCTATGCCCCGACGGTGGGCGGGCTGTCACGACAACTGGGGGCGATCCGCACCGATCCCCGCTACGAGCAAACGCTGGAGACGATCAAGACCCAGATGCGGCGGGCGCGTTTCGGACGCACCGCCTATGACGTGCTGCACGGCATGAAATCGGGTCTCAAGGACATCCTGGCTCCGCAGGAGATGTTCAGCGACCTGGGCCTGAAGTACCTCGGACCGATCGACGGCCATGACCTCGACGCCTTGACCGAGGCTCTCGAGCTGGCCAAGGGCTTCGGGGGGCCGGTCATCGTGCACGCCATCACCAAGAAGGGCCATGGTTTCCGGGCCGCCGAACTCAACAAGGCCGATCACTTTCACACGGTCGGACGCATCGACGCCACGACCGGAGAGCCCCTCAGCGCAGCCGTGCAGGCCACCTGGACCGATGCCTTTGCGCAGCAGATGATGGAGATCGCGGACGACCATCCCGATGTGGTGGCGCTCACCGCGGCGATGCTGCATCCGGTGGGGTTGACCCGGTTCGCGGCGGCCTACCCGGAGCGGACCTTCGATGTCGGCATCGCCGAACAGCACGCGATGACGATGGCTGCCGGCTTGGCGCGCGCGGGTCTGCACCCGGTCTTCGCCGTGTACTCGACATTCCTCAACCGGGCCTTCGATCAACTGCTGCTAGACGTGGGTCTGCACAAGCTCGGAGTGACTGTCGTGCTGGACCGGGCGGGAATCACCGGACCCGACGGTGCCAGCCACAACGGCATCTGGGATGTCTCCCTCGCTGGCATAGTGCCCGGTCTGATGCTGGCCAGTCCTCGTGATCAGCCACGGCTGGCCGAAGTTCTCACGCAAGCTGTCGAGACCAGTGATGCCCCCACGCTGATTCGCTACAGCAAGGAGAAGCTGCCGGACCCGATGCCCGCGGTCGTCCGGCGCGACGGTCTCGACGTGCTGTCGGCCGACGAGGACGCCGACGTGTTGCTGGTGGCTTGGGGCGCGATGTGCGCCCGGGCATTGAAGGTGGCCGACCTGCTCCGGGCGCAGGGCATCACCGTGAGCGTGGTTGATCCGGTGTGGGGACTGCCGATCAGCCCCGCGCTGGTCGAGATGACCCGGCACCACCGGCTGATCGTCACCATCGAGGACAACCTGATCGTCGGAGGTTTGGGATCGCACCTCGAGCTGGAGATGGACGCTGCCGGGATCGAGGTGCCCACCCGCCAGTTCGGCGTCCCGCAGCGGTACCTGCAGCCGGCGACCCGCAACGAGATCTTCGCCGAGATCGGGCTGACACCGCAGGCGATCGCCCGCGAGGTGACGGAGACGATGACCGCCTTCATCGAAGCCCCCACGGTGGACGCCGAGAGGTTTCGCCAGTGA
- a CDS encoding HIT family protein — protein sequence MDVFDQIIAGQLPAEVIWRTERLIAFLDARPLFAGHTLVCPVEHYETLYELPEDYYTEILAAARTIALAQKAALGAQGTFIAANNVISQSVPHFHLHVVPRSKGDGLKGFFWPRSRPSADQLHAVAEQLRAELAGAKP from the coding sequence ATGGACGTCTTCGACCAGATCATCGCGGGGCAACTGCCCGCGGAGGTCATCTGGCGCACCGAGCGTTTGATCGCCTTTCTGGATGCCCGGCCGCTGTTCGCGGGACACACGCTGGTCTGCCCGGTCGAACACTATGAAACCCTGTACGAACTTCCCGAGGACTACTACACCGAGATCCTCGCTGCTGCCCGCACCATCGCACTCGCCCAGAAGGCGGCACTGGGCGCTCAGGGCACCTTCATCGCCGCCAACAACGTCATCAGCCAGTCGGTCCCGCATTTCCACTTGCACGTCGTGCCACGTAGCAAGGGCGACGGACTGAAGGGATTCTTCTGGCCGCGCAGCAGGCCATCAGCCGACCAGCTGCATGCTGTGGCCGAGCAACTACGCGCCGAACTGGCAGGAGCAAAGCCTTGA
- the acnA gene encoding aconitate hydratase AcnA codes for MSIDSFGAKDSLEVNGTTYAYYRLDKVPGQERLPYSLKVLLENLLRTEDGANITHDDIAFLGEWDADSEPDHEIQFTPARVIMQDFTGVPCIVDLATMREAMADLGGDPSKINPLSPAEMVIDHSVIADVFGSPQALRVNTDLEYERNRERYQFLRWGQTAFDDFKVVPPGTGIVHQVNIEHLARVVFPREVNGELVAYPDTCVGTDSHTTMVNGLGVVGWGVGGIEAEAAMLGQPVSMLIPRVVGFKLTGKLPEGATATDLVLTITDRLRKHGVVGKFVEFYGPGVAQVPLANRATIGNMSPEYGSTIAIFPIDQITLEYLRLTGRSEDQIALVEAYAKAQGLWFDPEVTAEYSEYLELDLSTVVPSIAGPKRPQDRIALADARQAFATALPNYASDLTKSVDAAIGEQPVTLSNGLVGIAAITSCTNTSNPSVMVAAGLVAKKAAEKGLQRKPWVKTTLAPGSQVVTSYLERAGLTPYLDQLGFDVVGYGCTTCIGNSGPLIPAVSKAVNSDDVVVVSVLSGNRNFEGRINPDVKMNYLASPPLVVAYALAGSMDLDLTTEPIGQDDQGNSVFLRDIWPTPTEIEDVIASAIDPQMYTTSYADVFAGDERWQTLPTPEGKVFEWDATSTYVRKPPYFDDMPAKPAPVRDICGARVLLKLGDSVTTDHISPAGAIKVDSPAGQYLTSHGVERKDFNSYGSRRGNHEVMIRGTFANIRLRNQIAPGTEGGFTRDFTQPDGPVTTVYDASVNYQARGIPLVVLAGKEYGSGSSRDWAAKGTMLLGVRAVIAESYERIHRSNLIGMGVLPLQFPAGTSAASLGLTGEEAFSISGVTDLNAGITPKTVEVTATAPDGKTTRFDAIVRIDTPGERHYYLHGGIMQYVLRALKG; via the coding sequence ATGAGTATTGACAGCTTCGGCGCCAAGGACTCGCTTGAAGTCAACGGCACGACATACGCCTACTACCGGCTCGACAAGGTTCCTGGCCAGGAGCGGCTGCCATACAGCTTGAAGGTGCTGCTCGAGAACCTGCTGCGCACCGAGGACGGCGCGAACATCACGCACGACGACATCGCGTTCCTGGGGGAGTGGGACGCTGATTCGGAGCCGGATCACGAGATTCAGTTCACTCCGGCACGCGTGATCATGCAGGACTTCACCGGCGTGCCGTGCATCGTGGATCTGGCCACGATGCGTGAGGCGATGGCTGATCTGGGTGGCGATCCCTCGAAGATCAATCCGCTGTCACCGGCGGAGATGGTGATCGATCACTCCGTGATCGCCGACGTCTTCGGGTCCCCTCAGGCGCTACGGGTGAACACCGATCTCGAGTACGAGCGCAACCGCGAGCGTTACCAATTCCTGCGCTGGGGACAGACCGCATTCGATGACTTCAAGGTGGTGCCGCCGGGCACCGGCATCGTCCACCAGGTCAACATCGAGCATCTGGCCAGGGTGGTGTTCCCGCGCGAGGTCAATGGCGAGCTGGTGGCCTATCCGGACACCTGTGTGGGCACCGATTCACACACCACCATGGTGAATGGGCTGGGCGTGGTCGGTTGGGGAGTCGGCGGTATCGAGGCCGAGGCGGCCATGCTGGGTCAGCCTGTCTCGATGTTGATCCCACGGGTCGTCGGGTTCAAACTCACCGGGAAGCTGCCCGAGGGCGCCACCGCGACAGACCTGGTGCTCACCATCACCGACCGGCTTCGCAAGCACGGGGTGGTCGGCAAGTTCGTCGAGTTCTACGGGCCGGGCGTGGCGCAGGTGCCGCTGGCCAATCGCGCGACGATCGGCAACATGAGCCCCGAATACGGCTCCACTATTGCCATCTTCCCGATCGATCAGATCACTTTGGAGTATCTCCGGCTGACCGGCCGCAGCGAGGATCAGATCGCGCTGGTGGAGGCCTATGCGAAGGCCCAGGGTCTGTGGTTCGACCCCGAGGTGACTGCCGAATACTCCGAATACCTCGAGCTCGACCTGTCGACAGTGGTGCCGTCGATCGCCGGGCCCAAGCGTCCGCAAGACCGGATCGCCTTGGCCGACGCCCGGCAGGCCTTTGCTACAGCGCTGCCGAACTACGCCAGCGATCTGACCAAGTCGGTGGACGCGGCCATCGGTGAACAGCCGGTCACCCTGTCGAACGGCCTGGTGGGTATCGCCGCGATCACCTCGTGCACGAACACGTCGAATCCGAGCGTGATGGTGGCCGCCGGCCTGGTCGCCAAGAAGGCGGCTGAGAAGGGTCTGCAACGCAAGCCGTGGGTGAAGACCACGCTCGCCCCAGGGTCACAGGTGGTCACCAGCTACCTGGAGCGTGCCGGGCTCACCCCTTATCTGGACCAGCTGGGTTTTGACGTGGTCGGCTACGGCTGCACCACATGCATCGGCAATTCGGGTCCGTTGATTCCGGCGGTGAGCAAGGCCGTGAACAGTGACGATGTGGTGGTCGTGTCGGTGCTGTCGGGCAACCGCAACTTCGAGGGACGCATCAACCCCGACGTGAAGATGAACTACCTGGCCAGCCCACCGCTGGTGGTCGCCTATGCGCTCGCCGGGTCCATGGATCTCGATCTGACCACGGAGCCGATCGGGCAGGACGATCAAGGTAACAGTGTCTTCCTGCGTGATATCTGGCCAACCCCGACCGAGATCGAGGACGTGATCGCCTCAGCGATCGATCCGCAGATGTACACGACCTCGTATGCCGACGTCTTCGCTGGTGACGAGCGTTGGCAAACGCTGCCGACACCCGAGGGCAAGGTCTTCGAGTGGGACGCCACCTCGACCTATGTGCGCAAACCCCCCTACTTCGATGACATGCCTGCCAAGCCGGCTCCGGTCCGTGACATTTGCGGGGCTCGGGTGCTGCTGAAGCTGGGGGACTCGGTCACCACCGACCACATCAGCCCGGCGGGCGCGATCAAGGTGGACTCCCCGGCCGGCCAGTATCTGACCAGTCACGGCGTCGAGCGCAAGGACTTCAACTCCTACGGCTCGCGGCGTGGCAACCACGAAGTGATGATCCGTGGCACGTTCGCCAATATCCGGTTGCGCAACCAGATTGCGCCGGGCACCGAAGGCGGCTTCACCCGCGATTTCACTCAGCCCGATGGGCCGGTGACCACCGTTTACGATGCGTCCGTGAACTACCAGGCTCGTGGCATTCCGCTGGTCGTGCTGGCAGGCAAGGAATACGGGTCGGGCAGCTCACGGGACTGGGCGGCCAAGGGCACCATGCTGTTGGGCGTGAGGGCCGTCATCGCGGAGAGCTACGAACGCATCCACCGCTCGAATCTGATCGGCATGGGCGTGCTCCCACTGCAGTTCCCGGCCGGAACCAGCGCCGCCTCGCTCGGGCTGACCGGGGAGGAAGCGTTCTCGATCTCCGGAGTCACCGACCTCAACGCCGGAATCACTCCCAAGACCGTCGAGGTCACCGCAACCGCGCCGGATGGCAAGACAACCCGCTTCGACGCCATCGTGCGCATCGACACGCCAGGAGAACGCCACTACTACCTCCACGGCGGCATCATGCAGTACGTGCTGCGGGCTCTGAAGGGCTGA